From the Ruania alkalisoli genome, one window contains:
- a CDS encoding HNH endonuclease signature motif containing protein, translating to MTQTMEPQRTALSALSRLEALVSEARELAQADLLDEVDSFDLPRMVNLVEELGRVQEALSVNAARTMEADGGWALSGARTFSSWWAMRTGRHQVSARQEVKVARDVRDDLPASGRALAAGEISGDHLQALSRHATRTQQLRDQLRDAELGEEFLLTHARKMDATAFVKVVKAWAVAADPEAADREWVEDSATEHMFLSRTMGGWAYRGWLGDVSGAVLDEMLTARMGVPAAGDERRPSQRRAAALVDVAREMLDSGQLAPGARVRPQIAVTVPIDTLERLIEATNPARAATSPVPGLDPGPRASVGGAVSSGSGISTWRGSDTSHVGSVGTGNADAGTDGVGVRVGAVHGGTRGDSGDPLEGVVIRTILDPEVMRGAEPASLADQTPIPPALLARLVCESEFHRVIFGPESEVLDAGRARRLFSRGQTRAVIARDRKCQYPGCHAPPGRGEIHHSIWWYEQNGPTDTKHGVLLCWHHHDWVHQMSITIERREGRWRFYRPSGAEVTVRPIAA from the coding sequence ATGACGCAGACGATGGAGCCGCAGCGAACGGCCCTGTCGGCCCTGTCGCGCCTGGAGGCTCTCGTCAGTGAGGCGCGAGAACTTGCTCAGGCGGACCTGCTGGATGAGGTGGATTCGTTCGACCTGCCGCGGATGGTGAACCTGGTGGAGGAACTCGGCCGGGTGCAGGAGGCGCTGTCGGTGAACGCTGCGCGGACGATGGAGGCCGACGGCGGATGGGCGCTCAGTGGCGCGCGCACCTTCTCCTCGTGGTGGGCGATGCGGACGGGACGCCACCAGGTCAGCGCCCGCCAGGAGGTGAAGGTCGCACGGGACGTGCGTGATGACCTGCCCGCATCGGGCCGGGCGTTGGCGGCGGGAGAGATCAGTGGTGATCACCTGCAGGCGTTGTCACGTCACGCCACGCGGACGCAGCAGCTGCGCGACCAATTGCGGGATGCCGAGCTGGGAGAGGAGTTCTTGCTCACCCACGCCCGGAAGATGGATGCGACGGCGTTCGTGAAGGTCGTCAAGGCCTGGGCCGTGGCTGCTGATCCCGAGGCGGCGGACCGGGAATGGGTGGAGGACTCAGCGACCGAGCACATGTTTCTCTCGCGCACCATGGGTGGTTGGGCGTACCGAGGCTGGCTGGGAGACGTCAGCGGCGCGGTGCTTGATGAGATGCTCACTGCTCGGATGGGTGTACCGGCGGCCGGGGATGAGCGCAGGCCGTCGCAACGACGAGCGGCCGCGCTGGTCGACGTAGCGCGGGAGATGCTGGACTCAGGGCAGCTGGCACCAGGGGCTCGGGTGCGTCCGCAGATCGCAGTGACCGTGCCGATCGACACGCTGGAACGGCTGATCGAAGCAACCAATCCTGCACGGGCCGCTACGTCGCCCGTGCCGGGCCTGGACCCAGGACCCCGTGCCTCGGTCGGCGGTGCGGTGAGCAGCGGCTCGGGCATCAGCACGTGGCGCGGGTCGGACACCTCCCACGTGGGCTCAGTGGGGACAGGCAACGCAGACGCCGGCACCGATGGCGTCGGAGTACGAGTCGGAGCGGTCCACGGGGGAACGCGAGGGGACAGCGGCGACCCGTTGGAGGGTGTCGTGATCCGCACGATCCTCGATCCGGAGGTGATGCGTGGTGCTGAGCCGGCTTCGCTGGCCGATCAGACTCCGATCCCGCCGGCGTTGCTGGCGAGGCTGGTCTGTGAGAGTGAGTTCCACCGGGTGATCTTCGGTCCGGAGTCGGAAGTGCTCGATGCGGGCCGGGCGAGGCGGCTGTTCTCGCGAGGTCAGACGCGGGCGGTGATCGCACGAGATCGGAAGTGTCAGTATCCCGGGTGTCATGCACCGCCAGGGCGGGGAGAGATCCACCATTCGATCTGGTGGTACGAGCAGAACGGGCCGACCGACACCAAGCATGGTGTGTTGTTGTGCTGGCATCATCATGACTGGGTCCATCAGATGAGCATCACGATCGAGCGTCGTGAGGGTCGATGGCGCTTCTACCGGCCGAGCGGGGCCGAAGTCACAGTGCGCCCGATCGCTGCGTGA
- the thpR gene encoding RNA 2',3'-cyclic phosphodiesterase: MRLFAALWPPEHVLDHLEAALSGVMGPAHSGPPALRRVPRENLHITLAFYGEIPDGAASDVREALAEEATTTAPLHLRLSGSGSFSERSLWIGLAGEVPALTELMGACARAPYLTEEGGSRRPRPHLTVARSSRRAAPGGPAGRSRRRGDREALGPSAMATAARALAVYRGPDWVAEEIALVASYLGGGPGGAPRYEVLDSLELGR, encoded by the coding sequence ATGAGGCTCTTCGCGGCGCTGTGGCCACCTGAGCACGTCCTCGACCATCTCGAGGCGGCGCTCTCCGGTGTGATGGGGCCCGCACACTCGGGCCCGCCCGCCCTGCGACGCGTCCCGCGAGAGAACCTGCACATCACTCTTGCGTTCTACGGCGAGATTCCCGACGGCGCAGCCTCCGACGTCCGCGAGGCCCTCGCCGAGGAGGCCACCACGACGGCGCCCCTGCACCTGCGGCTGTCCGGTTCCGGTTCGTTCAGCGAGCGGTCGTTGTGGATCGGGCTGGCGGGGGAGGTGCCCGCACTGACCGAGCTCATGGGCGCATGTGCCCGGGCTCCCTACCTGACCGAGGAGGGAGGCTCCCGGCGCCCGCGGCCGCACCTGACCGTCGCACGGTCTTCCAGGCGGGCTGCTCCTGGAGGACCTGCGGGGCGATCTCGGCGCCGAGGCGACCGGGAGGCCCTGGGGCCCTCGGCGATGGCAACCGCTGCCCGGGCGCTCGCGGTGTACCGCGGACCGGACTGGGTGGCCGAGGAGATCGCGCTCGTCGCCTCGTACCTCGGAGGGGGTCCGGGAGGCGCACCCCGGTACGAGGTGCTCGACTCGCTCGAGCTGGGTCGGTAG
- a CDS encoding nucleoside/nucleotide kinase family protein produces the protein MSLQLAAAPSRVSSLTERLLERALARDTRIIVGIVGAPGSGKSTLTDALQRELDVHGMSSAVVGMDGFHLAQAELERLGRADRKGAIDTFDAHGYVALLRRLRDQGPGDGVIYAPRYVRGSIEEPIGSAVPVAPDVRVVLTEGNYLLADTVPWDEVSRIVDETWFLAADPASRRVRLLARHLANGKTMERALAFTDGSDARNAELIESTAARADVQVAWQEE, from the coding sequence GTGTCCCTTCAGCTCGCCGCGGCCCCGAGCCGAGTGTCCAGCCTCACCGAACGGCTCCTGGAACGGGCGCTCGCCCGGGATACGCGAATCATCGTTGGGATCGTCGGCGCCCCCGGTTCCGGGAAGTCCACCCTCACCGATGCCCTCCAACGTGAGCTTGATGTGCATGGGATGAGCTCCGCCGTCGTTGGCATGGACGGCTTCCACCTCGCCCAGGCTGAGCTCGAACGCCTCGGACGGGCCGACCGCAAAGGCGCCATCGACACCTTTGACGCCCACGGCTACGTAGCGCTGCTGCGCCGGCTGCGGGACCAGGGGCCCGGTGATGGGGTGATCTACGCCCCGCGCTACGTACGGGGCTCGATCGAGGAGCCGATCGGCAGCGCCGTCCCCGTGGCGCCGGATGTGCGGGTGGTGCTCACCGAGGGCAACTACCTGCTCGCAGACACCGTGCCTTGGGACGAGGTGAGCCGGATCGTGGACGAGACATGGTTCCTGGCCGCCGATCCAGCGAGCCGGCGTGTACGGTTGCTCGCACGCCACCTGGCCAACGGCAAGACCATGGAGCGAGCGCTCGCCTTCACCGACGGTTCCGACGCCCGCAACGCCGAGCTCATCGAGTCCACCGCCGCGCGCGCGGACGTGCAGGTGGCCTGGCAGGAGGAATGA
- a CDS encoding TrmH family RNA methyltransferase, producing the protein MTADVTNPKSDRVRAVRALAQASVRARRGQFLVEGPQGVREAVRFAPEQVRDLYLTVDAAQRYPEITDAAESVSLHTHLAAPEVLAAMSDDAQGVVAVLRHRAVGTDEVIAARPQLVALLHHVRDPGNAGTVIRAADAAGADACVLTHGSVDVHNPKVVRSTVGSLFHLPTATGADLAETIALAREAGLQVLAADGSGDHDLDQLADAAEVTVAGGAAQAGDATGAADSTEGPHLARPTLWIFGNEAHGLAGHERDLADAVVRIPIHGHAESLNLAMAATLCLYASARAQRHAHR; encoded by the coding sequence GTGACCGCCGACGTGACCAACCCCAAGTCTGACCGGGTGCGTGCCGTACGGGCGCTGGCGCAGGCGTCCGTTCGCGCGCGGCGCGGACAGTTCCTGGTCGAGGGGCCGCAAGGGGTACGTGAGGCTGTGCGCTTCGCGCCCGAGCAGGTGCGTGACCTCTACTTGACCGTCGATGCTGCTCAGCGGTACCCGGAGATCACCGATGCCGCTGAGTCGGTGAGTTTGCACACTCATCTCGCCGCGCCCGAGGTGCTCGCCGCTATGAGCGACGACGCCCAAGGCGTCGTGGCCGTCCTCCGCCACCGCGCCGTCGGCACCGACGAGGTCATCGCAGCGCGCCCGCAGCTCGTGGCACTGCTGCACCACGTGCGCGACCCAGGCAACGCGGGCACCGTGATCCGGGCCGCCGACGCCGCCGGTGCCGACGCCTGCGTACTCACTCACGGCAGTGTCGATGTGCACAACCCGAAGGTCGTGCGATCCACCGTGGGATCACTCTTCCACCTGCCCACAGCCACGGGCGCCGACCTCGCAGAGACGATCGCTCTCGCTCGGGAGGCAGGTCTGCAGGTTCTCGCCGCTGACGGTTCCGGTGACCACGACCTGGACCAGCTCGCTGATGCTGCGGAGGTCACCGTGGCCGGCGGCGCTGCCCAGGCCGGCGATGCCACTGGTGCTGCCGACTCCACTGAAGGTCCCCATCTCGCCCGGCCGACACTGTGGATCTTCGGCAACGAGGCGCACGGTCTGGCAGGCCATGAGCGCGACCTGGCCGATGCCGTCGTCCGTATCCCGATCCACGGGCACGCCGAGTCCCTCAACCTCGCCATGGCAGCCACCCTGTGCCTGTATGCCTCCGCTCGCGCTCAGCGGCACGCCCACCGTTGA
- a CDS encoding ArsR/SmtB family transcription factor, with protein sequence MGAAPDPRLDGALRALADANRRTILDSIRAHPRAVGAIADAVGLSQQTTSHHLGVLREAGLASVQREGTRHLYVVSTDGLAAVKSYLDDFWPQQLSALKAAVEGRGEAPRG encoded by the coding sequence ATGGGTGCAGCACCAGATCCTCGGCTCGACGGCGCGCTTCGTGCCCTGGCCGACGCCAATCGCCGCACCATTCTGGACTCGATCCGCGCTCATCCCCGAGCGGTCGGCGCTATCGCCGATGCCGTCGGACTCTCGCAGCAGACGACATCGCATCATCTCGGCGTGCTCCGTGAGGCCGGCCTGGCGTCGGTTCAGAGGGAGGGCACCAGGCATCTGTACGTGGTGAGCACCGACGGATTGGCCGCGGTGAAGTCGTACCTGGACGACTTCTGGCCGCAGCAGCTGTCTGCGCTCAAGGCAGCCGTCGAGGGGCGTGGGGAGGCTCCGCGTGGCTGA